In the genome of Pempheris klunzingeri isolate RE-2024b chromosome 11, fPemKlu1.hap1, whole genome shotgun sequence, one region contains:
- the LOC139209341 gene encoding pepsin A-like, translated as MKWLVVLSALVAFSECLHRVPLIKGKTARETLQEKGLWEQYRKQYPYRPTAKFYQTGTESMTNDADLSYYGVVSIGTPPQSFTVIFDTGSSNLWVPSVYCSGQACENHNRFNPQQSSTFKWGSQALSIQYGTGSMTGYLAIDTVEVGSLSVANQVFGLSKTEAAFMANMKADGILGLAFQSIASDNVVPVFYNMVSQGLVSQNLFSVYLSGNSEQGSEVLFGGTDASLYTGEITWIPLTSASYYQIKMDSVTINGQTVACAGGCQAIIDTGTSLIVGPSNDINNINSWVGASTDQYGDATVNCQNIQSMPDVTFTLNGNAFTVPASAYVSQGGYGCNTGFGQGGSQLWILGDVFIREYYAVFDVGAQYIGLAKSV; from the exons AGCAGTACAGGAAGCAGTATCCATACAGGCCAACGGCCAAGTTCTACCAGACTGGCACTGAGTCCATGACCAACGACGCTGAC TTGTCCTACTATGGTGTGGTCTCCATTGGCACCCCTCCTCAGTCCTTCACCGTCATCTTTGACACTGGCTCCTCCAACCTGTGGGTCCCTTCAGTCTACTGCTCCGGCCAGGCCTGTG AGAACCACAACAGATTCAACCCACAGCAGTCCTCCACCTTCAAATGGGGCAGCCAGGCCCTGTCCATCCAGTATGGCACTGGCAGCATGACCGGATATCTGGCCATTGACACTGTTGAG GTGGGCAGCCTCTCTGTGGCCAACCAGGTGTTTGGACTTAGCAAGACAGAGGCTGCCTTCATGGCTAACATGAAGGCTGATGGCATCCTGGGATTGGCCTTCCAGAGCATTGCCTCTGACAACGTTGTGCCTGTCTTCTACAACATGGTCAGCCAGGGACTGGTGTCCCAGAATTTGTTCTCCGTCTACCTGAGCGG CAACAGTGAGCAGGGCAGTGAGGTTCTCTTCGGTGGTACTGATGCCAGTCTCTACACTGGAGAAATCACCTGGAtccctctgacctctgccaGCTACTATCAGATCAAAATGGACAG TGTTACCATCAATGGACAGACTGTTGCCTGCGCTGGTGGCTGCCAGGCCATCATTGACACTGGTACCTCCCTGATCGTTGGCCCATCCAATGATATCAACAACATTAATTCCTGGGTTGGAGCCTCAACCGACCAGTATGGAGAT GCTACAGTGAATTGCCAGAACATCCAGAGCATGCCTGATGTCACCTTCACTCTCAACGGAAACGCCTTCACCGTCCCTGCCTCTGCCTACGTCTCTCAG GGCGGCTATGGTTGCAACACTGGCTTTGGACAGGGTGGCTCTCAGCTGTGGATCCTGGGTGATGTCTTCATCAGGGAGTACTATGCTGTCTTTGATGTCGGGGCTCAGTACATTGGCCTGGCCAAGTCCGTGTAA
- the LOC139209272 gene encoding LOW QUALITY PROTEIN: uncharacterized protein (The sequence of the model RefSeq protein was modified relative to this genomic sequence to represent the inferred CDS: substituted 1 base at 1 genomic stop codon), producing MRCCAFAVCLVLGISVQNGWSLPLKSVFVTFPGDIVKNMTDTELAEGYLKKFGYIDTLHRSGFQSMVSTSKALKRMQRQMGLEETGELDKSTLEAMRQPRCGVPDVANYKTFDGDLKWDHDKVTYRIINYSPDMESSLIDDAFARAFKVWSDVTPLTFTRLFDGTADIMISFGKADHGDPYPFDGKDGLLAHAYPPGEGMQGDAHFDDDEYWTLGKGPAVKTRYGNADGAMCHFPFTFEGKSYTTCTTDGRSDNLPWCATTADYARDKKYGFCPSELLYTFGGNANGAECVFPFVFLGEEYDSCTTEGRGDGYRWCATTDNFDKDKTYGFCPTRDTATIGGNSEGESCHFPFVFLGKEYDSCTSEGRGDGKLWCSTTDNYDDDKKWGFCPDQGYSLFLVAAHEFGHALGLDHSNIREALMYPMYSYVEDFSLHDDDIEGIQYLYGRKTGPDPSPPQPDIPTTAPYPDPDETDATDEPTEPPTTTRPVDPSIDACKLTQFDTITEIEGELHFFKDGHYWRMSSRREGGLKGPFSVTERWSALPAAIDSAFEDILTKKLYFFSGTRFWVYTGKSVLGPRSIEKLGLPNTIQKVEGALQRGKGKVLLFSGENYWRLDVKAQKIDKGYPRYTDVVFGGVPNDAHDVFQYKGHIYFCRDRFYWRMNSRRQRGESHGARLEXSNNYRLLISVPLMDSEENEVESSSDAGPSGMEEPSESGMGMESSEAMSADSSDAAASHAQAPESDCHVGQSSEGLVVFIPETSSSTDVRVSSVHLPDSSSVAQSTSVSSVSTVTQSVLVSESAQVLVHSSAVSEGAMMVSDSTASTSSDLGSAIDKIIESTIGPDIMNGCIAVTSAEDGGAETTQYLILQGPDDGAPMVAQMSSSALSDRIAIEALAEGPTSTCLDQGDLQGNLEPDQPDDQPGHSGYPEDSSSQPDQPQHSHPSQYMDCSADGPDQTGESSSSYVECSGEEPDQTRSQSGFPDYSGDNSDQDLPGYVECSGADSNPTSQGHYVVECSAGYLECAVDDGEQPHHSRSYIDSSADHRTQTSRQYGAEYGGECVAAADSEQPGCSLYQARDDDDDEDDEQNQDPDQPQHSQQQPQHSCYMESSNGPEASLYADDSSSSDHPLADTAGSDGLPEALECSESQPGPYISSSGTYTSNPEPDLNHQCSPSIEEPQGSQGPQDEARLVRNMETSTGAEGSRDRPPNLAELEEMMEVVIVQQFKCKMCPYKSASKDTLINHMRDKHFKPAGDTPKKRKRGRPPKSETLARRQAEKEQAEERKAAKVKAAEAQRAAAEEEEDDIVDAGAIDDPEEDSDYNPADEDSNGRPPVPLKKPAPPISSSSQGRPRRKVGRPRKYSLLEEGYTGKEAEGVAKKPRVSADASAPEEASSSGLNNGPTVVTDGDTAEAAISQSDSENKDPSSNTRPEEEFFQRKRGRPSKRFLRKKYKKYINRNRYYKSLKPLLRPHNCWICGSRFLTQDDLRFHVDSHEGSDPELFKCLQCNYRCKRWSSLKEHMFNHEGTKPFKCEECDYTSVYRKDVIRHAAVHNKEKKRKTELIPKVSEFLCPVCHRIYPMQKRLTQHMKTHSSEKPHMCDKCGKSFKKRYTFKMHLLTHIQSLGDSKFKCEFCDYTCDNKKLLLNHQLSHTNDRPFKCDYCKYSTSKEEFLVSHLAIKHTGEKPFSCDMCHFMTKHRKNLRLHVQCRHPEAFDEWSVAHPEEPVRRRRRPFFTLQQIEELKQQHDDTQGLQNTIVAVDSATLQAMQGMENASVSQDALGNTTIIYEQAESSDLSAQNALDLLLNMSNARELVGNALQVAVLKSEGKPLENGTWSTVTAAPGQAQKVVTFHVSENGETVLQEAYEAATSESGELTQIAIEAYEGGGDFSVVEQAAEENQSPEYSNGESSPSQAVEVSGSESLKSDKYYLTSALPDGVLQQVELSSEAPASPSAVGSPSLSTKRFSCRICMESFHGRSDMENHKRAHLDPNTFKCPDCDFTSTSWPEVKTHLGLHSYLRPHKCPNCSFASKNKKDLRRHMMTHTNEKPFSCKLCGQRFNRNGHLKFHMERLHNQDHPTRKSRTAASQQTIIVNSDEEALATLQSLQAHQTVITPERLQALGQEHIIVAQEQALSDQEEGTYIQQITTIDGQTVQHLMTGDNQVTEVQYIISQDGVQHLIPQEYVVVADGNHIQMPDGQIIQYEHDGAFLQEQQIAVSHDGQIQYLPVSSEQQISPEDLEAAAHSAVTAVADAAMAQTQTVYTEATPEQLEQLQQQGIHYDVITFTDESSITLKMKFSFVLFLLLDVPHLKGQQRIEEFEHILLRLAFPSFYNSYNKSCCKLYPGGCYKLLDSTGYTCDLLRGRVTKAEDDGWIEFKILNVRFVDGGYYRCIVMGTQNRIYRDYYVEVSEVSGHHSQSQPSLTTTIKAPNTTTALPDSTGAVLAHDHSDSPRVSWSFGLSLAVIVSVTVMALISSVIGVVFCRVKAKESDKYGETLCESLKQEAPEMSGIVYTTVDFRAHQKPTEVYANLRMQKTRAGGPDSTWGAEHDGMVEYSTLAINQ from the exons GGTTATCTGAAGAAGTTTGGCTACATAGACACGCTGCACCGCAGCGGCTTCCAGTCTATGGTGTCCACCTCCAAGGCTTTGAAGAGGATGCAGAGGCAGATGGGGCTGGAGGAGACTGGAGAGTTGGATAAGTCCACCCTGGAGGCCATGAGACAGCCTCGCTGTGGGGTTCCCGATGTGGCCAACTACAAAACATTTGACGGAGACCTCAAGTGGGACCATGACAAGGTCACTTATAG GATCATTAACTATTCTCCTGACATGGAGAGCTCTCTGATCGATGACGCCTTCGCCAGGGCCTTCAAGGTGTGGAGTGATGTGACCCCTCTGACTTTTACTCGCCTCTTTGATGGGACGGCTGACATCATGATATCATTTGGAAAAGCCG ATCACGGAGACCCGTACCCATTTGATGGTAAGGACGGCCTTCTGGCCCATGCTTATCCCCCTGGTGAGGGAATGCAGGGAGACGCCCACTTTGACGATGATGAGTACTGGACTTTGGGAAAGGGACCAG CTGTGAAGACTCGCTATGGGAATGCAGATGGTGCCATGTGCCACTTCCCCTTTACTTTTGAGGGCAAATCCTACACCACCTGTACCACTGATGGCCGTTCAGACAACCTGCCATGGTGTGCCACCACAGCTGACTATGCCAGGGACAAGAAATACGGCTTCTGCCCAAGTGAAC TCCTGTACACATTTGGAGGAAATGCCAACGGAGCCGAGTGTGTCTTCCCCTTCGTCTTTCTGGGGGAGGAATATGACAGCTGTACCACTGAGGGCCGCGGTGATGGCTACCGCTGGTGTGCCACCACAGACAACTTTGACAAGGACAAGACATATGGATTCTGCCCCACTCGTG ACACTGCTACAATTGGTGGAAACTCTGAGGGAGAGTCCTGCCACTTCCCCTTCGTGTTCCTGGGTAAAGAGTATGACTCCTGCACTAGTGAAGGACGGGGAGATGGCAAATTGTGGTGCAGTACCACTGACAACTATGATGATGATAAGAAATGGGGCTTCTGTCCTGACCAGG GTTACAGTCTGTTCCTGGTGGCAGCCCATGAGTTTGGACATGCCCTTGGCCTGGATCACTCCAACATAAGAGAGGCTCTCATGTACCCCATGTACAGCTATGTGGAAGACTTCTCCCTGCATGACGACGACATTGAAGGCATCCAGTATCTCTATG gacgTAAAACAGGCCCTGATCCCTCCCCACCTCAGCCAGACATCCCCACCACTGCCCCCTACCCAGACCCTGATGAGACTGACGCCACAGATGAACCCACTGAACCGCCCACCACCACTCGACCTGTGGATCCCAGCATAGATGCCTGCAAGTTGACCCAATTTGACACCATCACCGAAATTGAGGGAGAACTACATTTCTTCAAGGATGG ACATTACTGGAGGATGtccagcaggagggagggagggctcAAAGGGCCGTTTTCTGTCACCGAGAGGTGGTCAGCTCTGCCCGCAGCCATTGACTCTGCCTTTGAGGACATTCTGACTAAGAAATTGTACTTCTTCTCAG gGACCCGATTCTGGGTGTACACAGGGAAGAGTGTTCTGGGTCCCCGCAGCATAGAGAAGCTTGGCCTCCCCAACACCATTCAGAAGGTGGAAGGAGCACTGCAGAGAGGGAAGGGCAAAGTGCTGCTCTTCAGTGGGGAGAATTACTGGAG GCTTGATGTGAAGGCCCAGAAAATCGACAAAGGGTACCCCAGATACACAGATGTCGTCTTTGGTGGCGTTCCCAACGATGCTCATGATGTATTCCAGTACAAAG GTCACATCTACTTCTGCCGGGACCGCTTCTACTGGCGTATGAACTCCCGCAGGCAG CGAGGAGAGTCTCATGGCGCCCGACTAGAATGAAGCAACAATTATCGGTTACTAATTTCTGTTCCCC TTATGGATTCGGAGGAGAATGAGGTGGAGAGCAGCAGTGATGCAGGCCCCTCAGGGATGGAGGAGCCGTCTGAAAGTGGCATGGGTATGGAGTCATCAGAGGCCATGTCTGCAGacagcagtgatgctgctgccTCCCATGCACAGGCCCCAGAGTCTGACTGCCATGTGGGACAAAGCTCGGAGGGACTTGTg GTGTTTATCCCAGAAACCAGCTCCAGTACCGACGTCAGAGTTTCATCAGTCCACCTCCCAGACTCCTCCTCAGTGGCCCAGTCCACCAGCGTGTCCAGCGTCTCCACAGTGACTCAGTCAGTGCTGGTGTCTGAGTCAGCCCAAGTGCTGGTCCACTCCAGTGCTGTGTCTGAAGGAGCCATGATGGTTTCTGACTCAACTGCCTCTACCTCGTCAGATCTGGGCTCTGCCATTGACAAAATCATAGAGTCCACCATCGGGCCTGACATCATGAATG GTtgtatagctgtgaccagtgcaGAAGATGGAGGTGCAGAAACAACCCAGTATCTCATATTACAAGGACCAGATGATG GCGCTCCTATGGTAGCCCAGATGTCATCCTCTGCCCTCTCTGATCGTATAGCCATAGAAGCTCTTGCAGAAGGCCCCACGTCCACCTGCCTGGACCAGGGAGACCTGCAGGGCAATCTTGAACCCGACCAGCCCGACGATCAGCCTGGCCACTCAGGTTACCCAGAGGACAGCAGCAGTCAGCCCGACCAGCCACAACACTCCCACCCCTCCCAGTATATGGACTGCAGTGCAGATGGTCCAGACCAGACGGGAGAGTCTTCATCTTCGTATGTGGAGTGTTCAGGCGAGGAACCTGACCAGACACGCTCCCAGTCAGGTTTCCCTGACTACAGTGGGGATAATAGTGATCAGGACCTGCCTGGATATGTGGAATGCAGTGGGGCTGACTCAAACCCCACCAGCCAAGGTCACTATGTGGTGGAGTGCAGTGCTGGGTATCTGGAGTGTGCAGTTGACGATGGAGAGCAACCACACCATTCACGTAGTTACATTGACAGTAGTGCAGACCATCGGACCCAGACAAGTCGGCAATATGGGGCTGAGTATGGAGGGGAGTGTGTTGCAGCTGCAGATTCTGAGCAACCAGGTTGTTCTCTGTATCAAGCGAGggacgatgacgatgatgaggatgatgagcagAACCAGGATCCGGATCAGCCTCAGCACTCACAACAGCAACCCCAGCACTCCTGTTACATGGAAAGCAGCAATGGTCCAGAGGCCTCTCTCTATGCTGATGACAGCTCCTCATCAGACCACCCTCTGGCAGACACGGCAGGTTCAGACGGGCTCCCAGAGGCGCTGGAGTGTAGCGAGAGCCAGCCTGGGCCATACATTAGCAGCAGTGGGACATACACCTCTAATCCAGAGCCTGACCTTAACCACCAGTGCTCACCCAGCATAGAGGAGCCCCAAGGCTCCCAGGGGCCTCAGGATGAAGCTAGGCTAGTCAGGAATATGGAGACATCAACAGGGGCAGAAGGCTCCAGGGACAGACCACCAAACCTGGCTGAGTTAGAGGAGATGATGGAAGTCGTGATTGTACAGCAATTCAAGTGTAAGATGTGTCCATACAAGAGTGCCTCCAAAGACACACTCATTAACCACATGAGAGACAAACACTTCAAACCCGCAG GAGACACACCAAAGAAACGTAAACGTGGTCGGCCTCCTAAAAGTGAGACATTGGCCCGTCGCCAAGCAGAGAAGGAGCAAGCTGaagagagaaaggcagcaaaGGTGAAGGCTGCTGAGGCCCaacgagcagcagcagaagaggaggaagatgatatTGTGGATGCTGGTGCTATTGATGATCCTGAAG AGGATAGTGACTACAACCCAGCAGATGAGGATTCCAATGGAAGACCACCTGTTCCTCTGAAGAAGCCTGCCCCTCctatctcttcctcctctcagggGCGTCCTAGACGTAAGGTTGGCCGTCCAAGGAAGTACAGCCTTCTGGAAGAAGGTTACACTGGCAAAg AGGCAGAGGGTGTCGCTAAGAAGCCCAGAGTTAGTGCGGATGCTAGTGCACCTGAAGAGGCAAGCTCTTCAGGGTTAAACAATGGTCCCACTGTGGTGACCGATGGAGACACAGCTGAGGCAGCAATAAGCCAATCAGACTCTGAGAACAAAGACCCTTCATCCAACACACGGCCAGAGGAGGAGTTCTTCCAGAGGAAACGTGGCCGACCCTCTAAGCGTTTTCTTCGTAAGAAGTACAAGAAGTATATAAATCGAAA TCGGTATTATAAATCTCTCAAACCACTCCTGAGACCTCACAACTGCTGGATCTGTGGCTCACGCTTCCTCACTCAAGACGATTTGCGCTTCCACGTGGACTCTCATGAAGGCAGTGACCCAGAGCTCTTCAAGTGCCTCCAATGCAACTATCGCTGCAAGCGCTGGTCCTCACTTAAg GAACACATGTTCAATCATGAGGGCACCAAGCCGTTCAAGTGTGAGGAGTGTGATTACACAAGTGTCTACAGGAAAGATGTCATTCGCCATGCAGCAGTCCATAACAAAGAGAA gaaaagaaagacagagttg ATACCAAAGGTGTCGGAGTTCCTCTGCCCCGTGTGTCACAGGATTTACCCCATGCAGAAGAGACTGACCCAGCACATGAAGACGCACAGCTCAGAGAAACCACACATGTGTGATAAG tGTGGCAAATCCTTCAAAAAACGGTACACATTCAAAATGCACCTATTGACCCACATCCAGAGTCTTGGAGACAGCAA gttCAAGTGTGAATTTTGCGATTACACTTGTGACAACAAGAAGCTGCTTCTCAATCATCAGCTGTCCCACACCAATGACCGTCCCTTCAAGTGTGACTACTGTAAATACTCCACTTCTAAAGAGGAGTTCCTGGTCTCCCATCTGGCCATCAAACACACAG GAGAGAAGCCTTTTTCCTGTGATATGTGTCACTTCATGACCAAGCACAGGAAGAACTTGCGTCTACATGTGCAGTGTCGCCACCCTGAGGCGTTTGACGAGTGGTCAGTGGCTCACCCTGAGGAGCCTGTCAGGAGGCGACGCAGACCTTTCTTCACCCTGCAGCAGATAGAGGAGCTCAAACAACAACATGATGACACACAGGGCTTGCAGAACACTATT GTTGCTGTGGATTCTGCGACACTACAAGCCATGCAAGGTATGGAAAATGCTTCAGTGTCCCAGGACGCGTTGGGAAACACCACCATCATCTACGAACAAG CTGAATCCAGTGATCTATCTGCCCAAAATGCCCTTGACCTGCTGCTGAATATGAGCAATGCCAGGGAATTGGTTGGAAATGCTTTACAG GTGGCAGTACTGAAGTCAGAAGGCAAACCTTTGGAAAATGGCACATGGAGTACGGTGACCGCAGCACCGGGCCAGGCCCAAAAGGTCGTGACCTTCCATGTGTCTGAGAACGGTGAGACGGTGCTACAAGAGGCCTATGAGGCAGCCACCTCTGAATCAGGAGAGCTTACCCAGATCGCCATCGAAGCCTACGAGGGAGGAGGGGACTTCAGTGTGGTGGAACAGGCCGCTGAGGAGAATCAAAGCCCTGAATACAG TAATGGTGAGAGCAGTCCTTCTCAGGCTGTAGAAGTGTCTGGGTCAGAGAGCCTGAAAAGTGACAAGTACTACCTTACTTCAGCACTGCCTGATGGTGTTTTGCAACAGGTGGAG ctgAGCAGCGAAGCTCCTGCCTCTCCGTCTGCTGTGGGCTCTCCCAGCCTGAGCACCAAGAGGTTTTCCTGTCGAATATGCATGGAGTCTTTCCATGGACGCTCTGACATGGAGAACCACAAGAGGGCGCACCTGGATCCCAACACCTTTAAGTGTCCTGATTGTGacttcacctccacctcctggcCCGAGGTCAAG ACTCACCTGGGGCTGCATTCCTATTTACGTCCTCACAAGTGTCCAAACTGTAGCTTTGCCTCCAAGAACAAGAAAGACCTGCGCCGACACATGATGACGCACACCAACGAGAAACCGTTTTCCTGTAAACTTTGTGGACAAAG GTTTAATCGCAATGGTCATCTGAAGTTTCACATGGAGCGTCTCCACAATCAGGATCATCCTACTCGCAAGAGCCGTACCGCCGCGTCTCAACAAACCATCATAGTCAACAGTGATGAAGAGGCTCTGGCCACGCTACAGT ccCTGCAGGCACATCAGACAGTGATCACTCCCGAGCGGTTGCAGGCTCTGGGACAGGAGCACATCATTGTAGCTCAGGAACAGGCACTATCAGACCAG GAGGAGGGCACATACATCCAGCAGATAACCACCATAGATGGACAGACGGTTCAGCATCTGATGACGGGAGACAACCAGGTGACTGAG GTTCAGTACATCATCTCACAGGACGGAGTGCAGCACTTGATCCCTCAGGAGTATGTAGTAGTAGCTGATGGTAACCACATACAG ATGCCAGATGGACAGATCATCCAGTATGAACATGACGGGGCCTTTCTGCAGGAGCAACAG ATTGCTGTAAGTCATGACGGTCAGATCCAGTACCTACCCGTGAGCTCGGAGCAACAGATCAGTCCTGAAGACCTGGAGGCTGCTGCCCACTCTGCTGTCACAG CCGTAGCTGATGCAGCCATGGCGCAGACCCAGACAGTCTACACTGAAGCTACACCTgaacagctggagcagctgcagcaacaagGCATCCACTATGACGTCATTACCTTCACAGACGAAT CGAGCATTACATTGAAGATGAAGTTTTCATTTGTCTTGTTCCTTTTATTAG aTGTCCCTCATCTAAAAGGGCAGCAGAGGATTGAGGAGTTTGAACACATTTTGCTGAGACTTGCCTTCCCTTCGTTTTACAATAGTTACAACAAGTCCTGCTGTAAACTGTATCCAGGAGGATGTTACAAGCTGCTGGACAGTACAGGATATACCTGTGATTTACTTAGAGGAAGAGTCACGAAAGCTGAGGATGATGGCTGGATTGAATTCAAAATATTGAATGTGCGCTTTGTGGACGGGGGCTATTACAGATGTATTGTAATGGGAACTCAAAACCGTATCTATCGTGATTACTATGTCGAGGTGTCTG AGGTTTCAGGTCACCATAGTCAGTCTCAGCCATCACTGACAACAACCATTAAAGCGCCCAACACCACCACAGCGCTCCCAGACTCCACTGGGGCTGTGCTGGCACATGACCACAGTGACAGTCCCAG AGTTTCCTGGAGCTTCGGCCTATCATTAGCTGTCATTGTGTCTGTTACAGTGATGGCTTTGATCTCTTCAGTTATTGGTGTGGTTTTCTGCAGAGTCAAAGCAAAAGAATCAG acaAATATGGAGAAACTCTGTGTGAGTCACTGAAACAAGAAGCCCCA GAAATGAGCGGCATAGTCTACACAACTGTGGACTTCAGAGCTCACCAGAAACCGACGGAGGTGTATGCAAACCTGAGGATGCAGAAAACACGAGCAGGAGGCCCTGACTCCACCTGGGGAGCAGAGCATGATGGGATGGTGGAGTACTCCACACTGGCAATCAACCAGTGA